Proteins from one Triticum aestivum cultivar Chinese Spring chromosome 7A, IWGSC CS RefSeq v2.1, whole genome shotgun sequence genomic window:
- the LOC123149959 gene encoding probable leucine-rich repeat receptor-like protein kinase At1g35710 produces the protein MRLAMETSPLIKLISLTLLLASAMAGPSLEEQAGALLAWKATLESQPAQLQSWENTSWPCSWHGISCSSKHQQQPVITGISLRGLGLRGELHTLNFSALATLTSIQLAQNQIRGSLPPSLASSLPNLRHLMLQANQLSGEIPRHVKHLEGLVALDLSNNHLSGPIPSELGYLRKLRALDFSNNNLTGHVPRILGNLTKLANLSLADNQLSGYLPPELGYLVNLRWLVLSQNKLMGSIPATLGRLVNLTVLYLYYNQLSGHIPQELGYLVNLQELDFTGNDLTGPIPRNLGNLTKLNNLFLGDNQLFGYLPRELGYLVNLGGLHLWQNKLMGSIPATFGSLLNLTSLYLRYNQLSGHIPRELGYLVKLFELELQHNKLMGFVPDIFGNLTKLSYLYLGDNQLSGHIPRELGYLVNMRKLDLRNNKLIGSIPATFGSLVNLTSLVLWDNQLFGRIPPELGYLMNLEELGLSNNKLVGSLPDMFGNLTKLSLLHLDGNKFCGHVPREIGTLMDLQYLQLNGNNFSGPLPPDLCAGGKLERLTAFDNNLNGPLPSSLVHCLSLVRVRLERNQIEGDISELGIHPNMVYMDMSSNKLYGQLSNHWRDWHNLTKLNISNNNIMGNIPTSMGLLSQLKVLDLSSNKLEGELPSKLGNVKSLFHLSLADNLLYGSIPQEIGALYNLEILDLSSNNLSGSIKGSVEHCLKLRFLKLSHNNFEGNIPTELGVVSSLQGLLDLSDNSFVGAIPSQLSGLSMLDTLNLSHNELNGSIPASFGSMESLTSIDVSYNELEGPIPESRLFLRAPLQCFMHNKMLCGVVKGLPPCSSATQSEGQRTPYGKIVLATVPILISLVLVIAILKFRHERKKSKATSTDNVTQLASMFSVWSFDGTNVFKQIAEATDNFSEVHCIGTGGYGSVYKARLATCEIFAVKKIRTIEDEYGVNESMFNREIGALVQIRHRNIVKLFGYCSSSQGRFLIYEYMERGNLAETLRTNKRAIELDWKRRVNIVLDVIHALAYMHHDCTSPIVHRDITSSNILLDVEFRAFISDFGTAKILNVSGPNITRLAGTKGYLAPELAYTENVTEKCDVYSFGVLVIELFLGSHPGDLLSSIYLTTNKNDLCLKDLLDSRLELPGAETAREIYSVLSVAVRCLEPNPSRRPTTRHASDELSSGNQTCEGHHVDYLHANLTIPT, from the exons ATGCGACTAGCCATGGAGACCTCCCCTTTGATAAAGCTCATCTCACTCACCCTCCTACTAGCCTCGGCCATGGCTGGGCCATCTTTGGAGGAACAGGCAGGAGCACTTCTTGCCTGGAAAGCCACACTAGAAAGCCAACCAGCCCAACTGCAATCCTGGGAAAACACCTCATGGCCGTGTAGCTGGCATGGCATCAGCTGCAGCAGCAAGCATCAACAACAACCGGTGATCACCGGGATCTCTCTGCGAGGCTTGGGGCTCAGAGGGGAGCTCCACACCCTCAACTTCTCGGCGTTGGCAACCCTGACGAGTATCCAGCTCGCGCAAAATCAGATAAGGGGCTCCTTACCACCTTCTCTAGCATCATCCTTGCCAAACCTCCGGCATCTAATGCTCCAGGCAAATCAGCTCTCCGGTGAAATACCAAGGCATGTAAAACACCTAGAGGGCCTTGTGGCGCTGGATTTGTCAAACAATCACTTGTCTGGTCCCATTCCCAGCGAACTAGGCTACCTAAGGAAGCTGCGTGCATTAGATTTTTCCAACAACAACCTCACAGGCCATGTCCCAAGAATTTTAGGGAATTTAACCAAGCTCGCTAACTTGTCCCTGGCTGATAACCAATTATCTGGATATCTTCCTCCAGAACTAGGTTACCTCGTGAATTTACGATGGTTGGTTCTTAGTCAAAACAAACTCATGGGTTCTATCCCGGCTACCTTGGGGAGATTGGTTAATCTCACTGTCTTGTACCTATATTATAACCAACTTTCTGGACATATCCCTCAGGAACTAGGTTACCTCGTGAACTTACAAGAGTTAGATTTTACCGGCAACGACCTCACAGGCCCTATCCCAAGAAATTTAGGGAATTTAACCAAACTCAATAACTTGTTTCTTGGTGATAACCAATTGTTTGgatatcttcctcgagaactaggtTACCTGGTGAATTTAGGAGGGCTGCATCTTTGGCAAAACAAACTCATGGGTTCTATCCCCGCTACCTTTGGGAGTTTGCTTAATCTCACCAGCTTGTACCTAAGGTATAACCAACTTTCTGGGCACATTCCTCGAGAACTAGGTTACCTCGTGAAGTTATTTGAGTTAGAACTTCAACACAACAAACTCATGGGTTTCGTTCCTGATATATTTGGAAATTTGACCAAGCTCAGTTACTTGTACCTGGGCGACAACCAACTTTCCGGACATATTCCTCGAGAACTTGGGTACCTAGTGAATATGAGAAAGTTAGATCTTAGGAACAACAAACTCATTGGTTCTATCCCTGCTACCTTTGGGAGTTTGGTTAATCTCACTAGCTTGGTCCTATGGGACAACCAACTCTTTGGACGTATTCCTCCAGAATTAGGTTATCTCATGAACTTAGAAGAGTTAGGACTTAGCAACAACAAACTCGTGGGTTCCCTCCCTGATATGTTTGGAAATTTGACCAAGCTCTCTCTCTTGCACCTGGATGGTAATAAATTTTGCGGACATGTTCCTCGAGAAATTGGTACCTTAATGGATCTCCAATATCTACAGTTGAATGGTAACAATTTCTCCGGTCCCTTGCCACCTGACTTGTGTGCTGGAGGCAAGCTCGAGAGATTGACTGCATTTGATAATAACCTGAATGGACCTTTGCCGTCAAGTCTGGTACATTGCTTAAGCCTCGTTAGAGTTCGTCTTGAAAGGAATCAAATAGAAGGAGATATCTCTGAGTTGGGAATTCATCCCAATATGGTGTATATGGATATGAGCTCAAATAAACTATATGGGCAGTTATCTAACCATTGGAGGGATTGGCATAATCTTACCAAGCTGAACATCTCAAACAACAACATCATGGGTAATATACCCACAAGTATGGGACTGTTGTCTCAGTTAAAGGTGCTCGATCTTTCATCAAACAAACTTGAAGGGGAGCTTCCAAGTAAACTGGGCAATGTAAAAAGTCTGTTCCATTTGAGCCTCGCTGATAATTTGCTCTATGGTAGCATTCCACAAGAAATTGGAGCATTGTACAATCTAGAGATCCTAGATTTGTCATCAAATAACCTAAGTGGTTCAATAAAAGGTTCAGTTGAACATTGCCTCAAGCTTCGCTTTTTGAAGTTGAGTCATAATAACTTTGAAGGAAACATCCCTACCGAGCTAGGCGTGGTGTCAAGCTTACAAGGCCTGTTGGATTTAAGCGACAATTCATTTGTTGGGGCGATACCAAGCCAACTTAGTGGCCTGAGCATGCTAGATACTTTGAATCTTTCACACAATGAATTGAATGGCTCAATTCCAGCATCATTTGGGAGCATGGAAAGCTTAACATCCATTGATGTATCTTATAATGAATTGGAAGGACCGATCCCAGAGAGTAGGCTTTTCCTGAGAGCTCCACTCCAATGTTTCATGCATAATAAGATGTTATGTGGTGTAGTGAAAGGACTGCCCCCCTGTAGTAGTGCAACTCAGAGCGAAGGACAACGGACACCTTATGGAAAAATTGTACTAGCCACAGTCCCTATTTTGATATCTCTTGTTCTTGTCATAGCTATACTTAAATTTCGGCATGAAAGGAAGAAATCAAAGGCAACTTCCACTGATAATGTAACACAATTAGCAAGCATGTTCTCTGTTTGGAGCTTTGATGGGACAAATGTGTTCAAGCAAATTGCTGAGGCAACTGACAATTTCAGCGAGGTACATTGCATTGGAACCGGAGGATATGGGTCTGTGTACAAAGCTAGACTTGCAACATGTGAAATATTTGCAGTGAAGAAGATACGCACAATAGAAGATGAGTATGGCGTCAATGAGTCAATGTTCAATCGCGAGATCGGGGCATTGGTGCAGATTCGACATCGAAACATCGTAAAACTATTTGGGTATTGCTCCTCAAGCCAAGGCAGATTTCTTATCTATGAATACATGGAGAGAGGAAACTTGGCGGAAACACTTAGAACCAACAAAAGGGCAATTGAATTGGACTGGAAAAGGCGGGTAAATATTGTGTTGGACGTGATTCATGCTTTGGCATACATGCATCATGATTGTACATCACCAATAGTTCACCGAGATATAACAAGCAGCAACATTTTGCTTGATGTGGAATTTAGAGCTTTCATCTCtgattttggtacggctaaaatcCTCAATGTTAGTGGCCCGAATATCACAAGGCTTGCTGGCACAAAAGGCTATCTTGCTCCAG AGCTAGCGTACACAGAGAACGTGACTGAGAAATGTGATGTATATAGTTTCGGAGTGCTCGTTATTGAGCTTTTTTTGGGATCCCATCCAGGCGATTTGCTCTCATCTATCTACTTGACAACCAACAAGAATGATCTATGTCTGAAGGATCTGCTGGACTCTAGGCTCGAGCTTCCGGGCGCTGAAACCGCTAGAGAAATATACAGCGTGCTCAGCGTTGCAGTTCGGTGCCTAGAGCCTAACCCATCACGCAGACCAACAACACGGCATGCTAGTGATGAGCTATCTTCTGGGAACCAAACATGTGAAGGTCATCATGTTGATTATCTACACGCCAACCTCACCATTCCTACCTAG